A portion of the Calothrix sp. 336/3 genome contains these proteins:
- a CDS encoding Uma2 family endonuclease, protein MTVTNAKWTIDEYHQMIDAGILRDRQVELLKGEIVEMSPEGEPHAYCSDEAGEYLANLLGDMAKIRQAKPITLPNDSEPEPDIAIVQRLGREYREHHPYPENIFWLIEYANTSLEKDLEIKSKIYAQAGIPEYWVVNLKKLHLIVFREPLDGEYGTKFTLTSGTIQPLAFPDMIVEVEQIINS, encoded by the coding sequence ATGACTGTTACTAATGCCAAGTGGACAATTGACGAGTATCACCAAATGATTGACGCTGGGATTTTGCGCGATCGCCAAGTTGAATTACTCAAGGGGGAAATTGTCGAAATGTCACCAGAAGGAGAACCCCATGCTTATTGTAGCGATGAAGCAGGGGAGTATTTAGCAAATTTATTGGGCGATATGGCTAAAATACGCCAAGCTAAACCGATTACTTTGCCAAACGATTCCGAACCCGAACCAGATATTGCTATTGTCCAACGTTTGGGGCGTGAATATCGAGAGCATCACCCCTATCCCGAAAATATTTTTTGGCTAATTGAGTATGCTAATACGAGTTTAGAAAAAGATTTAGAGATAAAAAGCAAAATTTACGCCCAAGCAGGTATTCCAGAATATTGGGTTGTGAATCTCAAAAAATTACATTTGATAGTATTTAGAGAACCTTTAGATGGGGAATATGGGACAAAATTTACCCTAACTTCGGGAACAATTCAGCCCCTGGCATTTCCAGATATGATTGTGGAAGTAGAGCAAATTATTAATAGCTGA
- a CDS encoding glycosyltransferase family 4 protein — translation MRVLFLHNNFPAQYRNLALALAKNPKNQVVFGTKNKETNLPGIKKVFYEAARNPHPTTHHYVQPLESAVLHGQAVYKMLEQLKSQGFIPDIVCGHSGWGPTLFVKDALPQTPVLTYFEWFYNSQGADVGFDPKEAVTADDAARIRVSNASILTDLYSCDRGLSPTQWQKSQFPKEFHDKISVIHDGVDTEYFQPQPGAKLVLPELDLSGVEEIVTYVGRGMEPYRGFPQFIESIAYIQERRPNCHVVIVGSDRICYGKSLPKGQTYKELMLAKVPLDMSRVHFTGSLPYKQYLQVIQASSVHIYLTVPFVLSWSMIEAMSTGCLVLGSNTAPVTEVIEDGKNGLLVDFFSPQEIANRVDEVFNHPEIMKEIRANARQTVLEKYALANLLPKHIELLTETINRFK, via the coding sequence ATGCGCGTTCTCTTTTTACATAATAATTTTCCTGCCCAATATCGAAATTTGGCGTTAGCTTTAGCCAAAAATCCCAAAAATCAAGTTGTCTTTGGGACAAAAAACAAAGAAACGAATTTGCCAGGAATCAAAAAAGTTTTTTACGAAGCAGCAAGAAATCCCCATCCTACCACCCATCATTATGTCCAACCTTTAGAAAGTGCAGTTTTGCATGGTCAAGCAGTATATAAAATGCTGGAACAATTAAAATCCCAGGGTTTTATTCCCGATATCGTTTGTGGACATTCCGGTTGGGGTCCGACTTTATTTGTCAAAGATGCTTTACCGCAAACACCAGTTCTGACTTATTTTGAATGGTTCTATAATTCCCAGGGTGCAGATGTGGGTTTTGACCCCAAGGAAGCAGTCACAGCAGATGATGCAGCCAGAATTCGAGTTAGCAATGCTTCGATTTTGACAGATTTATATAGCTGCGATCGCGGTTTATCTCCCACCCAATGGCAAAAGTCACAGTTTCCCAAGGAATTCCATGACAAAATCAGCGTCATTCATGATGGTGTTGATACAGAATACTTCCAACCCCAACCCGGAGCAAAGTTAGTCTTACCCGAATTAGATTTATCTGGTGTCGAGGAAATTGTCACCTACGTGGGAAGGGGAATGGAACCCTATCGTGGTTTTCCTCAGTTCATCGAATCGATTGCTTATATTCAAGAACGTAGACCAAATTGTCATGTAGTTATCGTTGGTTCTGACAGAATTTGCTATGGTAAATCTTTACCAAAGGGTCAAACTTATAAGGAATTAATGTTAGCAAAAGTACCCCTAGATATGTCACGGGTTCACTTCACAGGTTCCCTACCTTACAAACAATATCTCCAGGTAATTCAAGCATCCTCTGTACATATTTATTTGACCGTTCCCTTTGTGCTTTCCTGGTCAATGATCGAGGCAATGTCTACAGGTTGCTTGGTATTAGGTTCTAATACTGCACCAGTGACGGAAGTAATCGAAGATGGCAAAAATGGATTACTAGTAGATTTTTTCTCACCCCAAGAAATTGCCAACCGTGTAGATGAGGTTTTTAATCATCCTGAAATTATGAAAGAAATTCGAGCTAACGCACGACAAACTGTCTTAGAAAAATACGCTTTGGCTAATTTATTACCTAAACATATAGAATTATTAACAGAGACAATTAATCGATTTAAATAA
- a CDS encoding GFA family protein, producing MSEKTPESVTYQGGCHCGSVRFQVVVDKHQATDCNCSICQKKGFLHLIVSRDKFTLLQGEDKIATYKFNTQVAQHKFCSVCGIHSFYIPRSHPDCIDVNLRCLDGDVMSQFTIVPFDGRNWEASVHQLQE from the coding sequence ATGAGTGAAAAAACACCGGAATCCGTCACCTACCAAGGGGGATGTCATTGCGGAAGTGTGCGCTTTCAAGTCGTAGTTGACAAACACCAAGCCACAGATTGCAACTGTTCAATTTGTCAGAAAAAAGGATTTTTGCATTTAATTGTTAGTCGTGACAAATTTACCCTCCTCCAGGGAGAAGATAAAATTGCCACCTACAAATTTAATACTCAAGTTGCTCAACACAAATTCTGTAGCGTTTGTGGAATTCATTCCTTTTATATTCCCCGCAGTCATCCCGACTGTATTGACGTGAATCTGCGGTGTTTAGACGGGGATGTAATGTCTCAATTCACAATCGTACCTTTTGATGGCAGAAATTGGGAAGCTTCCGTCCACCAGTTGCAAGAGTAG
- a CDS encoding glutathione S-transferase family protein: MLKLYGGSRSRASIVHWYLEELGIPYEFILLDMQAGEHRQGDFLAINPMGKVPAIADGDFQLWESGAILMYLADKYAQPSPSVEERGKIAQWVLFANSTFANGVFLENQREKEMPRLMTPLNEIFTQQAFLLGDNFTVADVALGAMLAYIPLLLKLDLSAYPQVLSYMQRLSERPAFQKTIGGR; this comes from the coding sequence ATGTTAAAGCTCTATGGTGGTAGTCGCAGTCGCGCATCGATTGTCCATTGGTATTTAGAGGAACTGGGTATACCCTACGAATTTATACTCCTGGATATGCAAGCGGGAGAACATCGACAGGGGGATTTTTTGGCAATCAATCCTATGGGGAAAGTACCCGCGATCGCCGATGGAGATTTTCAGCTTTGGGAATCGGGAGCAATTTTAATGTACCTTGCGGACAAATACGCTCAACCATCCCCATCTGTAGAAGAGCGGGGGAAAATAGCTCAGTGGGTACTATTTGCTAACTCCACCTTTGCCAATGGAGTCTTCCTGGAAAATCAGCGTGAAAAAGAAATGCCACGTTTGATGACACCCTTAAATGAAATTTTCACTCAGCAAGCTTTCCTCCTCGGAGATAATTTTACCGTTGCCGATGTCGCCCTCGGAGCCATGCTTGCCTATATTCCCCTCCTACTGAAACTCGACTTGAGTGCATACCCACAAGTCTTAAGTTACATGCAGCGACTCTCCGAACGTCCAGCTTTTCAGAAAACTATTGGTGGTAGATAA
- a CDS encoding RNA chaperone Hfq, which produces MITEFDTSLPSIRQVQSLIKEAAPVELKLLTGDMITGRILWQDHNCLSIIDENSQQTTIWKQAIALMKPKA; this is translated from the coding sequence ATGATTACAGAATTTGATACATCCTTACCTAGCATTCGCCAAGTGCAAAGCTTAATCAAAGAAGCTGCACCTGTAGAATTGAAACTACTGACCGGTGATATGATTACTGGTAGAATCCTTTGGCAAGACCATAATTGCCTGTCCATTATTGATGAAAATAGTCAACAGACGACGATTTGGAAACAGGCGATCGCTCTGATGAAACCAAAGGCTTAA
- the dapF gene encoding diaminopimelate epimerase codes for MAIEFTKYHGLGNDFILIDNRSSSTPIVTPEQAIQLCDRHFGIGADGVIFALPGENGTDYTMRIFNSDGSEPEMCGNGIRCLAAFIAELEGDNRTSDTYRIHTLAGVITPQLMGDGQVKVDMGVPRLLAGEIPTTLTPEAEKVINQTLEVAGNTWQVTCVSMGNPHCITFVDDVAAISLENIGPQFEHHSVFPQRTNTEFIEVVRPDYVKMRVWERGAGITLACGTGACASLVAGVLTGKCQRAATVELPGGPLYIEWSEIDQRIYMTGPAEKVFAGRV; via the coding sequence ATGGCAATCGAATTTACTAAGTATCACGGTTTGGGTAATGACTTTATCTTGATTGATAATCGCTCAAGCTCAACTCCCATAGTCACTCCAGAGCAAGCAATTCAACTGTGCGATCGCCACTTTGGTATCGGTGCTGATGGTGTAATTTTTGCTCTGCCAGGGGAAAATGGTACGGACTACACCATGCGAATTTTTAACTCCGACGGTTCGGAACCGGAAATGTGTGGTAATGGTATCCGATGTCTAGCTGCCTTTATTGCCGAGTTAGAAGGGGATAATCGCACCAGTGATACCTATCGCATCCATACCCTCGCAGGAGTTATCACACCCCAACTCATGGGCGATGGACAGGTAAAAGTTGATATGGGTGTCCCCCGACTCCTTGCAGGGGAAATTCCCACCACCCTTACACCGGAGGCAGAAAAGGTAATTAATCAAACTTTGGAAGTTGCGGGAAATACTTGGCAAGTTACCTGTGTCAGTATGGGTAATCCTCACTGTATAACCTTTGTGGATGATGTCGCTGCTATTTCCCTGGAAAATATTGGACCACAATTTGAACATCATTCCGTCTTTCCCCAACGCACCAACACGGAGTTTATCGAAGTTGTTCGCCCTGACTACGTGAAAATGCGGGTATGGGAGCGGGGAGCAGGTATCACCCTTGCCTGTGGTACGGGAGCCTGTGCATCCCTAGTTGCAGGTGTGTTGACAGGAAAATGTCAGCGTGCTGCCACCGTGGAGTTACCCGGAGGTCCTTTGTATATCGAATGGTCGGAAATTGATCAGCGAATTTATATGACAGGACCCGCAGAGAAGGTGTTTGCGGGTAGGGTTTAA
- a CDS encoding tetratricopeptide repeat protein codes for MNSHSFLASDDQQNHSYHSVLKATKNLKHQGQGNGESVSGDSYLRTCALRAAQQGDYIEAIALFNQLILDYPDSAIDYNNRGLVYFQCGEIYKALCDYNTALELNPKLSSAYNNRGNYYAACGELNAAIADYDQALDLNPSYTRAWINRGITMRDLGEYEQAIENLETALLFGQLESNIIAERGRTYHVWGDWNCAIADYYRALALLNDSDSKKVPASPRLRLQVENWLGELLCQ; via the coding sequence ATGAATAGCCACTCATTTTTAGCATCAGATGACCAGCAAAACCACAGTTACCATTCTGTGTTAAAAGCTACTAAGAACTTGAAGCATCAAGGGCAAGGTAATGGCGAATCTGTTTCTGGTGATAGCTACTTGCGTACTTGTGCTTTGAGAGCAGCTCAACAGGGAGATTACATAGAGGCGATCGCCCTATTTAATCAACTCATCCTCGATTATCCCGACAGCGCCATTGACTACAACAACCGAGGTCTGGTTTACTTTCAATGTGGCGAAATCTACAAAGCTTTGTGTGATTACAACACAGCCCTAGAACTCAACCCCAAGTTATCCAGTGCTTATAACAACCGGGGAAATTACTACGCAGCTTGTGGAGAATTAAATGCCGCGATCGCCGATTATGATCAAGCATTGGATCTGAATCCCAGTTACACCAGAGCTTGGATTAACCGAGGTATCACGATGCGGGATTTGGGAGAATATGAACAGGCAATCGAGAATCTGGAAACAGCATTATTATTTGGACAATTAGAAAGTAATATCATTGCCGAACGCGGACGGACTTATCATGTGTGGGGTGACTGGAATTGCGCGATCGCAGATTATTATCGCGCTCTTGCCCTACTCAACGACAGTGACAGCAAAAAAGTCCCTGCTAGCCCCCGTCTACGCTTACAGGTGGAAAATTGGTTAGGAGAATTACTTTGTCAGTAG
- a CDS encoding FGGY-family carbohydrate kinase — MNFYLGIDFGTSGARGILIDRDGEIQAEVRCPFGDDSLKADYWAKALFSLLEQIPGVLRRKIQAIAINGTSSTVLVCDDKGQPVQPVMMYNDAQGAVMLKSLEHFAPAHHTVLSATSSLVKLLWMSHQENFAQARYFLHQADWLAFQLHGKIGISDYHNALKLGYDVAALQYPQWLERCLENQHISIQLPQIYTPGQPIGELRPEIRQQYGFSPQCYVCAGTTDSIAAFLASGAKSPGEAVTSLGSTLALKLLSRTPVEDARYGIYSHRFPTLGTENLWLAGGASNTGGAVLKQFFTPAELARLSQEINPTLGTTLDYYPLLKPGDRFPINDPNLPPRLTPRPDSDREFLHGLLASMARIEAQGYELLQQLGADQLIRVYTAGGGAANDTWTQIRQNYLQVPMVRPLHTEAAYGSALLARGMGNDN, encoded by the coding sequence ATGAATTTTTATTTGGGGATAGATTTTGGTACTTCCGGTGCGCGGGGAATATTAATTGATCGAGATGGGGAAATTCAAGCAGAGGTACGTTGTCCCTTTGGGGATGACTCCCTGAAAGCAGATTACTGGGCAAAGGCTTTATTTTCCCTGTTAGAGCAAATTCCTGGCGTGCTGAGACGGAAAATTCAGGCGATCGCCATCAATGGGACATCCTCCACCGTTCTTGTTTGTGACGACAAAGGACAACCAGTGCAGCCCGTGATGATGTATAACGATGCCCAGGGAGCAGTAATGCTCAAAAGCTTAGAACATTTTGCCCCAGCCCATCACACTGTACTCAGCGCTACATCTAGCTTAGTAAAATTACTATGGATGTCTCACCAGGAAAATTTTGCCCAAGCTCGATACTTTCTCCATCAAGCCGATTGGTTAGCCTTTCAACTTCATGGGAAAATAGGTATCAGTGACTACCATAACGCCCTGAAGCTTGGTTATGACGTAGCAGCATTACAATATCCCCAATGGTTAGAAAGATGCTTAGAAAATCAACATATTTCTATCCAGTTACCGCAGATTTACACCCCAGGGCAACCTATCGGGGAATTACGTCCAGAAATCAGGCAACAATACGGTTTTTCACCCCAATGCTACGTTTGTGCTGGAACTACAGACAGTATCGCTGCTTTCCTTGCGAGTGGGGCAAAATCCCCTGGAGAAGCGGTAACATCCCTCGGTTCCACCCTAGCGTTAAAATTACTCAGTCGCACCCCTGTGGAAGATGCTAGGTATGGAATTTATAGTCACAGATTTCCTACCTTGGGGACAGAAAATCTCTGGTTAGCTGGAGGTGCATCAAATACCGGAGGTGCTGTACTCAAACAATTTTTTACCCCCGCCGAATTAGCCAGACTCAGCCAAGAAATTAATCCTACCCTAGGTACTACCCTAGATTACTACCCCCTGTTAAAACCTGGCGATCGCTTCCCCATCAATGACCCTAACTTACCACCCCGTCTCACACCTCGCCCAGATAGTGACAGAGAATTTTTACACGGTTTATTAGCAAGTATGGCGCGGATTGAAGCCCAGGGATACGAACTATTACAGCAACTAGGTGCAGATCAGCTGATTCGTGTTTATACGGCTGGTGGAGGTGCGGCAAATGACACTTGGACACAAATTCGCCAAAATTATTTACAAGTTCCGATGGTACGTCCTTTGCACACAGAAGCTGCCTATGGTAGTGCATTGTTAGCACGGGGAATGGGTAATGATAATTGA
- the psaM gene encoding photosystem I reaction center subunit XII: MALTDTQVYIALAVAILPGLLAWRLATELYK; encoded by the coding sequence ATGGCTTTAACTGATACTCAAGTCTACATCGCTCTGGCAGTTGCGATTCTTCCAGGTTTATTGGCTTGGCGCTTGGCAACAGAACTTTACAAATAA
- the msrA gene encoding peptide-methionine (S)-S-oxide reductase MsrA — MVLFGFGKKPSLPKPEEALPGRAQAMPVPAKHFVNGNPLKPPFPDGMEMAMFGMGCFWGAERKFWQKEGVFTTAVGYAAGYTPNPTYKEVCSGMTGHNEVVFVVFDPKVISYTQILKLFWENHNPTQGMRQGNDVGTQYRSGIYTYTDDQKRLAEASCNAYQEALSAAGLGKITTEIIDAPEFYYAEDYHQQYLAKNPGGYCGLGGTNVACPVGVLEAQ; from the coding sequence ATGGTGCTATTCGGATTCGGTAAAAAACCAAGTTTGCCCAAGCCAGAGGAAGCTTTACCTGGAAGAGCGCAAGCAATGCCAGTACCTGCCAAGCACTTTGTCAATGGCAATCCTCTGAAACCCCCTTTTCCCGATGGTATGGAAATGGCGATGTTTGGTATGGGTTGTTTCTGGGGGGCAGAACGTAAGTTTTGGCAGAAAGAGGGTGTATTTACCACTGCCGTGGGTTATGCCGCAGGTTATACACCTAATCCTACCTACAAAGAAGTATGTAGCGGGATGACGGGGCATAATGAAGTGGTGTTTGTAGTCTTTGACCCCAAGGTGATTAGTTACACTCAAATTCTCAAACTCTTCTGGGAAAACCACAATCCCACCCAAGGAATGCGTCAAGGAAATGATGTTGGTACACAGTATCGTTCTGGTATCTACACTTACACTGATGATCAAAAGCGATTAGCTGAAGCATCTTGCAACGCTTACCAAGAAGCTTTAAGCGCAGCTGGATTAGGTAAAATCACCACAGAAATTATCGATGCTCCAGAGTTTTATTATGCTGAGGATTACCATCAGCAGTACTTAGCAAAAAACCCTGGGGGATATTGTGGTTTAGGTGGCACAAATGTTGCTTGTCCGGTGGGTGTTTTAGAAGCTCAGTAA
- a CDS encoding type II toxin-antitoxin system VapC family toxin has product MDYLLDTNIFSYILRKNVIVDNKLREVTRSGNQVFLSCITYYEVKRGLLAVNATRQLANFHQFCTDYEVLFLDNIDIIEEACKIHADLKTRGTPIQDADVLIAATAIARGLVLVSNDSDLSRVDGLSLENWS; this is encoded by the coding sequence GTGGATTATTTGTTGGATACAAATATTTTCAGTTACATTTTAAGAAAAAATGTGATTGTAGATAATAAGTTAAGAGAGGTAACTAGAAGTGGAAATCAAGTGTTCCTCAGTTGTATTACATATTATGAAGTCAAGCGAGGCTTATTAGCTGTAAATGCAACTAGACAATTAGCTAATTTCCACCAGTTTTGTACCGACTATGAAGTTTTATTTCTAGATAATATAGATATTATAGAGGAAGCTTGTAAAATTCATGCTGATTTAAAAACCAGAGGTACACCGATACAAGATGCTGATGTGTTGATAGCTGCAACGGCGATCGCACGCGGTTTAGTTTTAGTTTCTAATGATTCTGATTTGTCAAGAGTAGATGGGTTAAGTTTAGAAAATTGGTCGTAA
- a CDS encoding GIY-YIG nuclease family protein: MKLNLNYKEMPSLPYIQRKELPAEPGIYYVGNSDSPVMYVGFSRNLKSRHINHHRQRQFENIKNAVICYRLITEDFLPKGSDVIGTLRKLEKQAINHYKPIFNYTPIPNKRKFTTVYGSNFIILRP, from the coding sequence GTGAAATTGAATCTCAATTATAAAGAAATGCCAAGTTTACCCTACATTCAACGTAAGGAACTACCAGCGGAACCTGGTATTTATTATGTAGGTAATAGTGACTCTCCTGTGATGTATGTTGGGTTTTCACGTAATTTGAAAAGTCGTCACATAAACCATCATCGCCAAAGACAGTTTGAAAATATTAAAAATGCTGTGATATGCTATCGATTAATAACAGAAGATTTTTTACCTAAAGGCTCAGACGTAATAGGGACTCTCAGAAAGTTGGAAAAGCAAGCTATTAATCACTACAAGCCAATTTTTAACTACACACCTATACCCAATAAGCGAAAATTTACAACTGTATATGGCTCGAATTTTATTATATTGCGTCCTTGA